A genomic segment from Streptomyces sp. NBC_00459 encodes:
- a CDS encoding aminoacyl-tRNA hydrolase: MTNDPAVPGDSPFRSERSPRDEAPQFVLPLVARIEKAEPPARTDALETAARAVLVILGDERSAGDGEWAEAMRDWQDARIRKVVRRARGAEWRRAEALPGITVTGKSAEVRVFPPVPLDGWPKDLARLQVSGTDLEDPEPPLGPDPAVPVLWLNPELDMSAGKAMAQTGHGAQLAWWELSDEARAAWRDAGFPLAVRTAEPRHWRELTSGGLPLVRDAGFTEIAPGSATVVADHRALGRTGFKHLR; encoded by the coding sequence GAGGCACCCCAGTTCGTGCTCCCCCTCGTCGCCCGGATCGAGAAGGCCGAGCCGCCGGCTCGTACGGACGCGTTGGAGACCGCCGCCCGGGCCGTTCTGGTGATCCTCGGGGACGAGCGGTCGGCCGGGGACGGGGAGTGGGCGGAGGCCATGCGGGACTGGCAGGACGCCCGGATCCGCAAGGTCGTACGGCGGGCGCGGGGTGCCGAGTGGCGGCGGGCCGAGGCGCTGCCCGGCATCACGGTCACCGGCAAGTCGGCCGAGGTACGGGTCTTCCCGCCCGTTCCGCTGGACGGCTGGCCCAAGGACCTGGCCCGGCTCCAGGTCTCCGGCACGGATCTGGAGGATCCGGAGCCGCCGCTCGGCCCCGACCCGGCGGTGCCCGTCCTCTGGCTGAACCCGGAGCTGGACATGTCGGCGGGCAAGGCGATGGCCCAGACGGGACACGGCGCCCAGCTGGCGTGGTGGGAGCTGTCGGACGAGGCCCGCGCGGCCTGGCGCGACGCGGGCTTCCCGCTCGCCGTCCGCACGGCGGAGCCGCGCCACTGGCGCGAACTCACCTCCGGTGGGCTCCCCTTGGTCCGTGATGCCGGTTTCACGGAGATCGCGCCCGGTTCGGCGACGGTGGTCGCGGACCACCGTGCTCTGGGTCGCACAGGGTTCAAACATCTTCGTTGA